One Solea senegalensis isolate Sse05_10M linkage group LG21, IFAPA_SoseM_1, whole genome shotgun sequence DNA segment encodes these proteins:
- the LOC122787070 gene encoding mediator of RNA polymerase II transcription subunit 13-like isoform X4 — translation MTTTANWVANGASLEDCHSNIFSLAELTGIKWRCYSFRSGGEYGPVISAPAQDDPVLRSFMRCVQANLLCVWRRKIKPDAKELWIFWWGEEPNLSDVIHHELEVAEEGLWECGLSYECRTLLFKAIHNLLERCLMDKGFVRTGRWFFKPHDLEEKALGNSEHLSCSFSFFLHGESNVCTSVEIAQHQPAYHVTEDHIRLTQTSTTPVQVILSPYGLSGTLTGQAYKMSDPAVRKLMEDWSYFYPMVLQQKEGTGEKEKEAANHIYDRNCHVAVEVIVGGVRMTYPAAFVLIAQGDLPVEQPPPVPAAQGLNREPNHCSVPLTPPTSPEQPCSADSGFVTSVSSVPTPDSNMGVTSISPKHSGKKLTCQVVHQAWRECYLNQPQHVLNPPSDVTPKNEVPNGVTTWDFNDLGARAPCSCSRLKQQKINLTTTSSANTQTSANPTQPAGPSLYPPPLPKHKTSEKTEKADKQSKRPATIPFHHRLSVTQESPLEQDSPVGPQLAGLVALEPPIETLGSLPGCKYPKPLSTKAPESLLHSPMSPLPPTLSPHPRVQDPEVLDGHVDMPVCPDGASGLGLITSDTAVYTALLRQRENGAGWWRGFRTPTTDKTEFRPSDLPTDKLEEVRTEAATEGAPLKRLYTQTHKRFKISEERVRDHIHTLGLFQQPGVEALREPGDDPYDFKEGDIEYIFSTSKRLKGQGREPSKKAKGEEITSNGALPDGKDAMSIFNSAPKSDESSQDDGAAKANPSLTREKDLVVNISDLDNIFDEDEEELGHSAKLPMSTEDRPLGKEGRVAVPYPSTVADLQRMFPTPPSLEQHPAFSPIMTYRDTLSTEPPAPVGAADQLPPLASTQLIEYRMETDEGMASPRQEDIKPQIGSSMFAPLSCLPSQTLPPLKIPEQCYYRPSWALLPKMEHFPAVMHPQNTTFNRDGYTNIPSVNTVTDQEYSQMSATTASVSTIAGILPSPATPRFSVPTPRTPRTPRGINAASSGQGSVKQDGTELSSPASTPSTSIPLSSVEPLARPGPSLPEAHSLYTILLLSDSVLNVFKDRNFDSCCICACNMNVKGADVGVYIPDSTCEDQYRCMCGFSAIVNRRLAHGTGLFLEDELDIFGRTSEVGRAAERRLALCRRDPPMGDPRAKRPQDTAPASPSVMILLQEQCSQPISSLTSLHFPLSCSCHGRKGALLQSWMSEKQWADESDACVECYNALEQGLQYVDNPIGGKVDQAVVRSTALHPWPHTNVLDMSMLSSQDMVRLLLSLQPFLQDAIQKKRTGRTWENIQHVQGPLTWQQFHKMAGRGSYGSEESPEPLPIPTVLLGYDRERDFLALSPLALPFWEKLLLEPYGGQRDVAYVVLCPNSRSLLAAARSFFQELSAVYETCRLGKHRPLAKVSRDGLVRVGEDVEPEKLEEVDVDQWMTGPWAGQQHTDNLSKLKLYAYACKQQLGPQLSTLTLDSSLLLPPKVQPPVNNASSAQSASSGQTQAWAPDGEQAQGAVGSTKSLTPSGTTSGQTGETTQGESSDPKGNSTTTPPANTPAENPELTSEQSRIGIPTVADSTDSYANPPAIVIYIVDAFLSASAVRNEGGEEEEGDEVEASSIWLLGLLRCYTEMLQMLPETMRPALVLQVVPCQYLLQPASGESHLYLQNLRSMAFSCYSQCRRLLPQQTHIKSLTGFGPVSTVSTVLKTPEHPSPLQLYTPPFILGLTRPKQPEPGEVWAEIPPRYNVLYVGYCLSHDQRWILVSCTDQQGEILESCIINIDVPNRARRPKVSARKMGLQKLWEWCVGIIQMTSLPWRIVIGRLGRLGHGELKDWSSLLGEHSLHSIGRQLREACRMCGISAADSPTILSACLVAMEPQGSFVIMPDAVTMGSVFGRSTALNLQTSQLNTPQDASCTHILVFPTSATTQLAPSSYPTEDNNDDMFDLPFPDELENDIGHDMMLITGNLHPSPNTSPVPSPGSPSGMGMGSHFHHTRSQGERLLSRDNPPEELKQQPLALGYYVSTAQANGLPHWFWASCPQAESQCPLFLKASLHHHISIAQSDELVSDKTKRTPHPLDSKTTSDVLRFVLEQYNALSWLTCTPATQDRQSCLPVHLAVLIQMYNAILNML, via the exons TGGCTGAGGAAGGACTGTGGGAGTGTGGGCTGTCCTACGAGTGCAGGACTCTCCTCTTCAAGGCTATACACAACCTGCtggaaag ATGCTTGATGGATAAAGGCTTTGTGCGGACCGGGAGGTGGTTCTTTAAGCCGCACGACCTGGAGGAAAAGGCCTTGGGCAACAG CGAGCACCTATCAtgttccttctccttcttcctccacGGGGAGAGCAATGTGTGCACCAGCGTGGAGATTGCCCAGCACCAGCCTGCATACCACGTCACAGAGGACCACATCCGTCTCACACAGACCTCCACTACGCCCGTGCAAG TGATCCTGAGTCCATACGGCCTGAGTGGCACTCTAACAGGTCAGGCCTACAAGATGAGTGACCCAGCGGTACGGAAGCTGATGGAGGACTGGAGCTACTTCTACCCCATGGTGCTCCAGCAGAAAGAGGGAACtggagagaaggaaaaagaggCAGCAAATCACATTTACGATCGCAACTGTCACGTGGCAGTGGAGGTCATCGTAG GTGGAGTGAGGATGACCTACCCAGCTGCTTTTGTTCTGATTGCCCAGGGGGACTTACCAGTGGAGCAGCCTCCACCTGTTCCTGCAGCTCAGGGCCTCAACAGAGAGCCGAACCACTGCAGCGTGCCACTCACACCGCCGACGTCACCAGAGCAGCCCTGCTCGG CAGACAGTGGCTTTGTCACGTCAGTCTCCAGTGTCCCAACGCCAGACAGCAACATGGGGGTCACAAGCATTAGCCCAAAGCATTCTGGGAAAAAACTTACTTGTCAGGTGGTGCACCAGGCCTGGAGGGAGTGCTATCTCAACCAGCCTCAGCATGT ATTGAATCCACCATCTGACGTGACGCCCAAGAACGAAGTGCCAAACGGAGTTACCACATGGGACTTCAACGATCTGGGAGCGCGAGCGCCCTGCAGCTGCTCCAG GTTAAAACAGCAGAAGATAAACCTGACCACCACATCCAGTGCCAACACCCAGACCAGTGCCAACCCCACTCAGCCTGCTGGCCCATCATTATACCCTCCGCCTCTGCCCAAACACAAGACCagtgaaaagacagaaaaggctgATAAACAATCAAAGAGGCCAGCCACGATCCCCTTCCACCACCGTCTATCTGTGACACAGGAATCCCCTCTGGAGCAGGACTCACCGGTCGGGCCCCAGCTTGCAGGTCTTGTGGCGCTGGAGCCACCCATAGAGACTTTGGGCTCTCTGCCAGGTTGCAAATATCCCAAACCGCTCTCTACAAAAGCCCCCGAGTCCCTCCTCCACTCACCGATGTCTCCGCTTCCTCCGACACTTAGCCCGCACCCTCGGGTGCAGGACCCAGAGGTCCTGGATGGCCACGTGGACATGCCTGTCTGTCCAGATGGAGCTTCAGGTCTGGGGCTGATTACCAGCGACACAGCTGTGTATACAGCTCTGCTGAGGCAGAGGGAGAATGGAGCTGGCTGGTGGAGAGGCTTCAGGACTCCCACAACTGATAAGACTGAATTCAGACCCTCTGACCTCCCCACTGATAAGttggaggaagtgaggacagaGGCTGCCACTGAAGGAGCTCCACTAAAGAG actgtacacacagacacacaagagatTTAAAATCTCAGAGGAGAGGGTGAGGGACCACATCCACACGTTGGGCCTGTTCCAGCAGCCAGGTGTGGAGGCACTGCGGGAGCCTGGGGACGATCCCTACGACTTTAAGGAAGGAGACATTGAGTACATTTTCTCCACGTCCAAACGATTAAAGGGCCAAGGGCGAGAACCCAGCAAGAAGGCCAAG GGAGAGGAAATCACCAGCAATGGAGCACTGCCTGATGGGAAAGATGCTATGTCCATTTTTAACTCGGCACCAAAATCAG ATGAATCTAGTCAGGACGACGGAGCTGCCAAAGCTAATCCTTCCCTGACCAGAGAAAAGGATCTGGTGGTCAACATCTCTGATCTAGACAACATATTtgatgaagacgaggaggagtTGGGG CACTCAGCAAAGCTGCCGATGTCAACAGAAGATCGCCCTctggggaaggaaggaagagttGCAGTGCCGTACCCATCAA CAGTAGCAGACCTCCAGCGCATGTTTCCCACGCCACCTTCCCTAGAGCAGCACCCCGCCTTCTCGCCCATCATGACGTACCGCGACACCCTGAGCACAGAGCCGCCTGCACCCGTCGGAGCAGCTGACCAACTGCCACCTTTAGCCTCGACGCAACTCATTGAATACAGGATGGAGACCGACGAGGGCATGGCCAGCCCCAGGCAGGAGGATATCAAG CCACAAATAGGATCCTCCATGTTTGCCCCACTATCCTGCCTCCCCAGCCAGACCCTTCCACCACTCAAGATTCCTGAGCAGTGTTACTATCGTCCATCCTGGGCCCTCTTGCCCAAAATGGAGCATTTCCCAGCAGTCATGCATCCCCAGAACACCACTTTCAACAGGGATGGATACAC aaATATCCCCAGTGTCAACACTGTCACAGATCAGGAGTATAGTCAGATGAGCGCCACCACTGCCTCTGTGAGCACCATTGCTGGCATCCTCCCGTCTCCTGCCACTCCCCGCTTCTCTGTTCCTACTCCTCGCACTCCTCGTACACCAAGAGGTATTAACGCTGCAAGCTCTGGGCAGGGCTCAGTGAAGCAGGACGGCACCGAGCTCAGCTCACCAGCCTCTACTCCGTCCACCAGCATTCCTCTCAGTTCTGTAGAGCCCCTGGCTCGGCCAGGACCCTCTCTGCCCGAGGCCCACAGCCTGTACACTATCCTCCTTCTCTCAGACTCCGTCCTCAACGTCTTCAAGGACCGCAACTTCGACAGCTGCTGTATCTGCGCATGCAATATGAACGTCAAAGGAGCAGATGTGGGGGTTTATATCCCCGATTCCACGTGTGAAGATCAGTATCGCTGTATGTGTGGCTTCAGTGCCATTGTGAACAGGCGGCTGGCCCACGGCACAGGCCTCTTCCTGGAGGATGAGCTGGATATTTTTGGTCGGACTTCTGAGGTCGGCAGGGCAGCCGAGAGGAGGCTGGCTCTTTGCCGGCGGGACCCACCTATGGGAGACCCCAGGGCCAAGCGGCCTCAGGATACAGCCCCTGCGTCTCCGTCTGTAATGATCCTTCTGCAGGAGCAGTGCTCCCAGCCCATCTCCTCCCTCACGTCACTGCACTTCCCCCTCAGCTGTTCCTGTCACGGCCGCAAGGGGGCACTGCTTCAAAGCTGGATGTCTGAAAAGCAGTGGGCAGATGAAAGTGATGCCTGTGTGGAGTGTTACAATGCCTTGGAACAGGGGCTGCAGTATGTGGATAATCCCATCGGGGGCAAAGTAGATCAAGCTGTGGTCAGGAGTACAGCTTTACATCCCTGGCCACACACTAATG TGCTGGACATGAGCATGTTGTCGTCCCAGGACATGGTTCGCTTGCTGCTGTCTCTGCAGCCTTTCCTACAGGATGCCATCCAGAAGAAGAGGACAGGACGGACCTGGGAAAACATCCAGCATGTGCAGGGTCCACTCACATGGCAGCAGTTCCATAAGATGGCTGGCAGAGGTTCCTACG GTTCTGAAGAGTCACCGGAGCCGTTACCCATCCCCACGGTTTTACTAGGCTATGACCGGGAGAGGGACTTCTTGGCTTTGTCCCCGTTGGCGTTGCCTTTTTGGGAAAAGTTGCTATTGGAGCCTTATGGAGGGCAGCGGGATGTGGCGTATGTGGTGCTGTGCCCCAATAGCCGCTCTCTCCTAGCTGCGGCCCGATCCTTCTTCCAGGAGCTCAGTGCCGTATACGAG ACGTGTCGCCTTGGGAAGCACCGCCCTCTGGCCAAGGTGTCCAGGGATGGCCTTGTGCGTGTGGGTGAAGATGTGGAGCCAGAAAAGCTTGAGGAGGTTGATGTGGATCAGTGGATGACTGGACCATGGGCTGGACAGCAGCACACTGACAACCTCAGCAAACTCAAGCTGTATGCTTATGCCTGCAAGCAGCAGCTAG GTCCTCAGCTGTCCACTCTGACTCTGGACAGCAGTCTTCTGCTGCCTCCCAAAGTCCAGCCTCCTGTGAACAACGCGTCCTCAGCCCAGTCTGCCTCCTCTGGACAGACTCAAGCTTGGGCTCCTGATGGGGAACAAGCTCAGGGTGCCGTCGGTTCGACTAAGTCTCTGACCCCGTCTGGAACGACCTCAGGCCAGACGGGAGAGACAACTCAAGGAGAGAGCAGTGATCCTAAGGGGAACTCTACTACCACACCACCAGCGAACACACCAGCAGAGAATCCTGAACT GACGTCTGAGCAGTCGAGAATCGGCATCCCCACTGTGGCTGACTCCACGGACAGCTACGCCAACCCACCAGCTATCGTTATTTACATCGTGGACGCTTTTCTCAGCGCAAGTGCAGTGAGAAATGAAGgcggagaggaagaggagggtgacGAGGTAGAGGCCAGTAGCATTTGGTTACTCGGGCTTCTTCGCTGCTACACAGAGATGCTGCAGATGTTGCCCGAGACGATGAGACCCGCACTGGTGctacag GTGGTGCCGTGTCAGTATCTTCTCCAGCCGGCCAGTGGGGAGAGCCACTTGTACCTGCAGAACCTGCGCTCCATGGCTTTCTCCTGTTACTCCCAGTGCAGGCGTCTGCTAccccaacaaacacacatcaagtCCCTGACTGGCTTTGGCCCTGTGTCCACTGTCAGTACTGTGCTTAAGACTCCAGAG CATCCTAGTCCACTGCAGCTGTATACTCCTCCATTCATCCTGGGTCTGACTCGTCCCAAGCAGCCAGAACCAGGAGAGGTTTGGGCAGAGATCCCTCCCAGATATAATGTGCTCTATGTGGGATACTGCCTATCACATGACCAGCGCTGGATCCTGGTGTCCTGCactgaccagcagggggagaTCCTGGAGTCCTGCATCATCAACATTGATGTGCCCAACAG AGCACGACGTCCCAAGGTTTCGGCCAGAAAGATGGGACTGCAGAAGCTGTGGGAGTGGTGTGTTGGCATCATCCAGATGACCTCGCTGCCATGGAGGATTGTGATTGGTCGATTAGGCAGACTGGGACACGGGGAGCTTAAAG ATTGGAGCTCACTCCTTGGAGAGCATTCTCTCCATTCAATAGGGCGCCAGCTGAGGGAGGCTTGTCGTATGTGTGGGATCTCAGCTGCCGACTCTCCCACCATCCTCAGTGCCTGCCTGGTCGCCATGGAGCCACAGGGCTCCTTTGTGATCATGCCTG ATGCCGTGACCATGGGCTCAGTGTTCGGACGCAGCACTGCTCTGAATCTGCAGACGTCGCAGCTGAATACACCTCAGGATGCTTCCTGCACACACATCCTAGTCTTCCCTACTTCTGCCACCACCCAGCTCGCACCCAGTTCCTACCCGACAGAAGATAATAATG ACGACATGTTTGATCTGCCCTTCCCTGATGAGCTGGAGAACGACATTGGCCATGACATGATGCTGATCACGGGGAACCTCCACCCTTCCCCCAACACCTCTCCTGTGCCCTCACCTGGTTCTCCATCTGGGATGGGAATGGGATCACATTTCCATCACACCAGG AGTCAAGGAGAGCGTTTGCTGTCTCGAGACAATCCACCAGAGGAGCTGAAGCAGCAGCCGCTCGCTCTGGGTTATTACGTCTCCACCGCACAAGCAAATGGACTTCCTCACTGGTTCTGGGCCTCCTGCCCACAGGCTGAGAGTCAGTGTCCACTCTTTCTCAAG gcATCTCTCCACCACCACATCTCTATAGCTCAGTCAGATGAGCTGGTGTCAGACAAAACTAAGAGGACCCCTCACCCCTTAGACTCAAAGACCACCTCTGATGTGCTCAG GTTTGTATTGGAACAATATAACGCCCTCTCCTGGCTGACGTGTACCCCTGCCACTCAAGACCGCCAATCCTGTCTGCCCGTCCACCTGGCTGTGCTGATCCAAATGTACAATGCCATTCTGAACATGCTTTAA